Below is a window of Picosynechococcus sp. PCC 7002 DNA.
GTATAGGTGTGAATTTTACCTTGGGGAATTTCCACAAACTGCTGGTTGCTGGCAAAATCCGGAAACCGCACCATTTCCAGCACAATTTCGCCATGATCATCAACATAGCCATTGGTAAAGTGCCACTGGAACCAAGCCTCCTGTTGGCAAAAGCTGATCGGTTGGAGGGTATGGCGATCAATGATCACAATCGTCGTTCCCAGTTCTGGCCGCCATTGAAGGGCATCGCTAACGGTTTTTAGGCCCAATAGTGTCGGCACCAGCTGCAAGCGCACCGGCGGAATACAAAACACGAGGTAATCTCCGGCCAAGACAAAATCATGCACCAGCGGCAATCCTTTTAAGCCTGGTACAGAAAAATGAGTCTGCTGTGAAACTTCGCCCTGGGGGTGACAACGGTAAAGCTGGAATGTCGCCTTGGGGCCGAAGGTCACGCCAAAATTGTAAATTTCCCCAGTTTCAGGCTGGATTTTGTGGTGGGCCGAAAAGGTATCGCTAGAGTGGGCAAAGCCAAGATCCATCTCTCCCAAGGTTTTAAGGGTTTGGGCATTGAGGCCATAGGGTTTCCCCCCTTCCCACAGGGCTAAAAGGCGATCGCCTAGGGGCAACACAGAAGTATTGGCCGAATTTTTGGCGGGCTTCCCCCACCGCTGCCAAATTTGTCCCAGGGCAAGGGTGCCATAGTTGGGATAGATTAAGCTTTCTGCTGCTGCTTCCTGTTGAAAGTAGGGGGTTTCTACATAGCGATATTGGGCCTGGGCACCTGCTTCTGTAAAATACACCCCTAGAATGCCACCATCGCCGTCAAACCAATGGCCCATGGCCTGCCTTCCCCGTGTCAAACGTCCGGGGCCATTGCGAAACAAACTCCCCCGCAATCCTGGTGGAATTGCCCCCTCTAGAACGAGCAGAGGCGTTAAATCAAACGGTCGGGCGGGGTTCGCAAAAAGTCGTGACCAAGCCGGTTGGGTCGATAGTTGTGGAGAATTTGGCGCAGCAACCATAGTCAGTTTTACCCTCAAGCAATGTTAACTATTGTAAATCGCCTTCTCCCCTTTCTTGGGGTTGCATCCTGGGGTTTGTGCATAAAATGAGGGAGATTTTAATCTTTTTTTGAAAAAATCTGAACCATGCAAACATCGAAATTTAATTTGGCGATCGCCCTTTCCCTGGCGGCGATCGCAACCTTCACCGGAGCCTGCCAAGACACCACTGCCCCCACTGATGGCAACGGCGAAACCCCTACAAATACTGGTGCTGAGGGCCTGAAGTTAGGCTCCCTGACGCCAACCACTGGCGACCTTTCTTCCATTGGTCAAAATATGCCGATCGCCGTAGAACTGGCCGTAGAAACAATTAACGCTTGCGGGGGCGTCAATGAGCAACCCGTCACCCTCATCCAAGAAGATTCCCAAACAGACCCCACCGCCGGAGGGGCAGCGATGACAAAGCTGGCGGAAGTCGATAGAGTCGCCGGGGTTGTGGGGGCCTTTGCCAGTAGTGTGTCTAGTGCCGCTGTTGATGTTGCGGTGCGGAACCAAGTGATGCTCGTTTCCCCCGGCAGTACCAGTCCTGTGTTTACAGAACGGGCCGCGAATGGTGATTTTGATGGCTATTGGGCCAGAACTGCGCCCCCCGACAGCTACCAAGCCCCTGCTTTGGCTGTTTTAGCGCAAAAACAAGGCTTTGAACGGGTTTCTACCGTGGTGATTAACAACGACTATGGCGTGGGCTTTGAGCAAGAATTTATCAAAGCCTTTGAAAACCTTGGGGGCACCATTGTCAACAAAGATAATCCGGTGCGCTATGACCCGAAAGCCGCCACCCTCGATAGTGAAGCGGCAGCCGCTTTTGCCGGAGAACCCGATGCCGTCCTTGGGGTGCTCTACGCAGAGACTGGTAGTTTATTGCTCAAAGCCGCCTATGAACAAGGCTTAAGCGAAGGGATCACTGTTCTATTAACCGATGGCGTCTACAGCGAAGACTTTACCCAACAGGTAGGTACGACCGCCGCTGGTCAGTCAATTATTGCGGGGGCTCTAGGGACGGTTCCCGGTGCGGATGGCCCGGCCCTAGAAGCTTTTACAGCTCTCTGGCGCGAAAAAACAGGTAAGGAGGTTACGGCCTATGTGCCCCATTCCTGGGATGCGGCGATCGCCATGATGTTGGCCGCCGAAGCAGCGGATGTGAATACTGGCGAAGGCATTAAAAATTACCTCCGGGAAGTTACCAGTGGGGACGGCCAAGAAGTGAGTGATCCCTGTGAGGCGATCACCCTCGTCCGTGAAGGCCAAGCGATTAACTACCAAGGTGCCAGCGGGAAC
It encodes the following:
- a CDS encoding carotenoid oxygenase family protein; translation: MVAAPNSPQLSTQPAWSRLFANPARPFDLTPLLVLEGAIPPGLRGSLFRNGPGRLTRGRQAMGHWFDGDGGILGVYFTEAGAQAQYRYVETPYFQQEAAAESLIYPNYGTLALGQIWQRWGKPAKNSANTSVLPLGDRLLALWEGGKPYGLNAQTLKTLGEMDLGFAHSSDTFSAHHKIQPETGEIYNFGVTFGPKATFQLYRCHPQGEVSQQTHFSVPGLKGLPLVHDFVLAGDYLVFCIPPVRLQLVPTLLGLKTVSDALQWRPELGTTIVIIDRHTLQPISFCQQEAWFQWHFTNGYVDDHGEIVLEMVRFPDFASNQQFVEIPQGKIHTYTKGTLWRYRLAPKTAKVIEAYEICDRSCEFPITLESRTGQPWLKTFMGVHRQETDIGHEIINAIAAFDHRTETFTMADMGANHYPSEPIPVQNPQNSDEIWLLTVVFNAPANRSELRIYGGDRLEAEPLCILEFPEIIPPSFHGKWQPAL
- a CDS encoding ABC transporter substrate-binding protein is translated as MQTSKFNLAIALSLAAIATFTGACQDTTAPTDGNGETPTNTGAEGLKLGSLTPTTGDLSSIGQNMPIAVELAVETINACGGVNEQPVTLIQEDSQTDPTAGGAAMTKLAEVDRVAGVVGAFASSVSSAAVDVAVRNQVMLVSPGSTSPVFTERAANGDFDGYWARTAPPDSYQAPALAVLAQKQGFERVSTVVINNDYGVGFEQEFIKAFENLGGTIVNKDNPVRYDPKAATLDSEAAAAFAGEPDAVLGVLYAETGSLLLKAAYEQGLSEGITVLLTDGVYSEDFTQQVGTTAAGQSIIAGALGTVPGADGPALEAFTALWREKTGKEVTAYVPHSWDAAIAMMLAAEAADVNTGEGIKNYLREVTSGDGQEVSDPCEAITLVREGQAINYQGASGNVDFDENGDVAGNYDVWTVNEDASLSVIDTVNPLEAL